A single region of the Drosophila miranda strain MSH22 chromosome 2, D.miranda_PacBio2.1, whole genome shotgun sequence genome encodes:
- the LOC108153924 gene encoding putative odorant receptor 83c: MNSPVAVNPAKRFRQLTKNINIWTNLLGVDVLAPKVKFNYRTWTTTFAIVNYTGFTIFSMVDNGGDWRVSLKASLMMGGLFHGLGKFLTCLLKQRTMKRLTFFACNIYEKYEGKSEVHYRTLDMNIDRLLGLMRGIRNGYMATFLLMTILPMAMLLYDGTRVTVMQYQIPGLPLENNVCYSITYLIQLVTIGVAGCGFYAGDLFVLLGLSQIFAFADILQLKVEDLNAALDRKAEARALVSLGATITGEERRQELLLDVIKWHQLFTNYCHTVNELYHDLIATQVLSMAVAVMLSFCIILTSFHMPSAIYFLVSAYSMSVYCVLGTKIEFAYDQVYESICSVSWQELSCDQRKLLGPMLREAQNPQSIKLLGILPLSVRTALQIIKLIYSLSMMMMQNRT, translated from the exons ATGAACAGTCCTGTGGCAGTGAATCCAGCCAAACGCTTTCGGCAGCTAACCAAAAACATTAACATCTGGACCAATCTCTTGGGGGTTGATGTTCTGGCCCCTAAAGTAAAGTTCAATTACCGCACCTGGACCACAACCTTTGCAATTGTCAACTACACAGGCTTCACAATCTTTTCGATGGTCGACAATGGCGGCGACTGGCGAGTGAGCCTGAAAGCCAGTCTGATGATGGGAGGCCTGTTCCATGGTTTGGGAAAGTTCTTAACTTGTCTGCTGAAGCAGCGGACCATGAAGAGACTCACCTTTTTTGCCTGCAACATATATGAAAAGTACGAGGGAAAGTCAGAAGTACATTATCGAACGCTGGACATGAACATCGATCGATTGCTGGGCTTAATGCGAGGCATACGCAACGGATACATGGCCACGTTTTTGCTAATGACGATCCTTCCTATGGCAATGCTGCTGTATGATGGCACTCGGGTCACTGTGATGCAGTACCAAATCCCTGGCCTGCCGCTGGAAAACAACGTCTGCTACTCGATCACCTATCTCATTCAGTTGGTGACAATCGGTGTCGCCGGCTGCGGTTTCTATGCCGGTGACCTGTTTGTCCTTCTTGGTCTCTCTCAAATCTTTGCGTTTGCGGACATTTTACAGCTCAAGGTTGAAGACCTTAACGCTGCTCTGGACCGCAAGGCCGAGGCCAGAGCTCTGGTTAGTCTGGGTGCCACCATAACAGGAGAGGAGAGGCGACAGGAGCTGCTTTTAGATGTGATCAAGTGGCATCAGCTATTCACGAA CTACTGCCACACTGTGAATGAACTCTACCATGATCTGATTGCCACTCAGGTGCTGTCGATGGCCGTGGCGGTGATGCTCAGCTTCTGCATCATACTGACTAGTTTTCACATGCCATCGGCAATATATTTTTTGGTGTCAGCCTACAGCATGTCTGTCTATTGCGTTTTGGGCACCAAAATTGAATTCGCA TACGACCAGGTCTACGAGAGCATCTGCAGTGTGTCCTGGCAGGAGCTGAGCTGCGACCAACGCAAACTATTGGGACCGATGCTGCGGGAGGCACAGAATCCGCAAAGTATTAAACTTCTTGGCATCCTGCCGCTGTCCGTGAGAACCGCTCTGCAG ATAATAAAACTCATTTACAGCCTGTccatgatgatgatgcagAATCGCACTTAG